The genomic segment CACGCACCTAAACACGTCCGGCCGCGACCCGCCAAGGGGGTCGCGGCCGAACATGCTCTGACCTGCGGAAATACCGCTTACTTCACTGCGGGACCCACCTGGACCGAGATCGTGGAGCCGTCCTTGGCCTCCTTGACGATCTTGATCTTGGTGTTGGTGTCAGTGATCTTGACACCGGCGAGCGGGCTCGCCTCGTCGTAGTAGGTGCTGGTCCGGTCGTTGAACGTCGACACGCCCTTCGACGACGGGATCTTGGTCAGGACATCCGCCTTGTGCAGCTTCAGACCGTCCGTGCGGTAGAGGCTGAACGGCGAGTCGTAGGACTGGATCCGGCTGCGCATCACCGTGCCGTCGGCCCACTTCAGCGCCGCCGGGTGCGAGTCGACCGGCAGGACCAGACCCGTGCCCGGGTGGACACTGGTGTTGTTGTCCGCCTGCGAGGTGTCCCACTTCCAGATCAACAGACCGTTCTGGTACGGGAAGTGCTCCACCCAGGACGGACGCGTCGTCGAGAAGCCGAAGTTGTACGGGCCGACCTTCAGGGTCTTGTCGTACGACACGTACTGACGGTTCTCGGCGATGTAGTACTGCGCGTAGTCGTCCGTGATCGACGCGCCGATGCGCGAGAAGCCCTTCGTGGTCCAGGCCGCGTCCGCGCTCTCCGCGTTGTCCGAGAAGAGGACGGAACCGTCGGCGGTCACCGCGATCGAGTCGGCCGCGAAGCCCTTGGGGGCCACACCGCCGTCCGTCTGGTAGCGGAAGCGGAGGTCGAACTTCTGGCCCGCGTAGGCGTCCAGGGAGTACGACAGCTTCTTGTACGCGGCGGAGGAACCGGTCAGCGCGGGCTTGTCGCTGGCGTCGCGCGGGATCGCCGCGCCGTCCACCGTGCCGTCGATCGGCGTCCAGTTGGCGCCGCCGTCGGTCGACACCTCGGTGTAGAGGTAGTCGTACTCGGCCTCGATGTCGTACCAGCCGTCGAGGGTGAGCGCGGCCGAGGCCTTGCCCGTGAGGTCCACCGAACGGGTCAGGGTGTTGGAGAGGTTGTCACCGCTGCCGCTCCACCACTGGCCGGCCCCCTGCGCCGGCTCGACGATCTCGGTGGTGACCTCCTTCTTCGGGAGTTCCACCACCAGGGCCTGCTTGTCCTTGGTGTTGTACTCCGCGACACCCAGCTTGTGCTTCGACTTCGTCGCGGCCTTCGCCGTGTCGTAGTCGAGCCAGCCGAGCTGCAGCTTGTCCCAGGCGGTCATGTCGCCGGGCAGGTCGCCGATGGCTTCCTTGCCGGTGCCGAGCCAGGAACCGGAGGACATCAGGGTCCAGAAACCGGTGGAGTTGTCACCGCCCTGGGTGTCGTAGTGGTCCGGCAGACCGAGGTCGTGGCCGTACTCGTGGGCGAAGACACCGAGTCCGCCGTTCTCGGGCTGGATGGTGTAGTCGCCGACCCAGATGCCGGTGTCACCGATCTTGGCGCCGCCGAGCTTGTTGCCGTCGGGGCCCGTGGCGCCCGCGTCGGAGCCGAACGCGTACCAGCGGTGGGCCCAGATGGCGTCCTCGCCCTGCGCGCCGCCACCCGCGGACTCGTCCTCACCGGCGTGCACGATCTGGAAGTGGTCGATGTAGCCGTCGGACTCGTTGAAGTCGCCGTCGCCGTCGAAGTCGTAGCGGTCCCACTGGTCGAACTCGGCCACGTCCGCCTTGATCTCGGCGTCGGTGCGCCCCGCTGCCTTCTGCTGGGCGACCCAGGACGTCAGACCGTCGCTGACCACGTTCCACACGCTGGAGCAGGTGGACTGGCCGCAGGCGTTGTTGCCGTAGCGGGCCTCGTTGTAGGGGACCTTGACCCAGTCCGAGACCTCGCCCTCGATCGAGTAGCGGCCCGAGGACTGCTTCTCGTAGTACTTCTTCATCGACTCGGTCTTCTTGCCGGTGCCGAAGTACAGGTCCTGGAAGTGCGCCTGGTTGTAGTCCGCCTGCCAGGCCGTGGAGTTGTCCTGGGCGCGGTCCGGCTCGGCTATCTGGTTGTGCGCCGGGCCCGCGGTGCCGCCGTAGCGGCTGTCGACCTGGTCGCCGAACTCGACGAGGATCGTGAAGATCTTGTCGGTCTTCTCGCGGCCGAGCTCGACGTACTTGCTCTTGCCCTTCTTGCTCTTCAGCTGCACGACCTGCGAGCCGTCACGGTCCTTGACCGTGGCGTCGCCGGATATGACCTGCTGCAGGGCCTCCTCGCGCTGGGCCTCCTGAGTCTTGCTCAGGGGGCCTTCGAGGTCGTGGTCGGCGTGCTCCCGGTCCGCCGGGTCGTGCCGGTCCACGGACGCCGCCGGTGCGGTGTCCGCGGCCTGCGCCACCGTGAGGGCCGACATGGTCGCCGCCGTGGCGACCGCGACGCCGATCGCCGCCGCTCTGAACATCCAGGGTCTACTGGTCACTTGAGGTCCTCCCCCGCGCCCGTTCGCGCGGAAGGGGATGGCCCTGTGTGGAGGAGTCCGCGCGCGGTATACGCGTGTAGTCAAGTGACGCCATTCGACCGGAGTTTCGAGAGAAAAAATAGATCTTGACTTGGACAGGTCAAGTGCATTATCGGCGTCTACGGGAAGCGCTTGTTCGTTATGCGGACGTTACGTGCATCGCCCACACACCTCTCGAACCGGCGCGCATACGCGTCCACTTGCCGGACCCCATGAATCCGTGCGCCCCCTGTGCACCCGGCACCGTGTGTCAGGTCACGCTTACCTGTCGTTCCACTCGGGCACCCTGGCGAATAGAGTCGATTGGCGGAGCGCCGGAGGTCGGCAGAAGCCAAGCCGACTGCACGGCTTCACCTTTGATTCGTATCCGCAACCTCCCCTTCATCGAGAGAGGCACGGGGAGACCCCACCCGAGGACACGATTGCCATGCCTCGTCCGACGACCGCACAGCTCGCCTACGGCTCCTGCACCGTGATCTTGTCCACCCTCGCCATGCTGCTGCTGTCACAGACGAGTTCCGGCGCGGGCATCGCGGTGATCGCCCTCTCCGCCCTGGCCCTCGGCCTGCTCGTCGCACTGACCGTGCCGCTGCCCAAGCCCGCGCCCGGCGCCGCCACGCGCCGCCCCGGGGTGTCCGTCGCCGCGCCGGCCCCCGCCCGTGCCCCGGCCCCGGCGGCCGTGCGGTCCGAGGCGGTACGGGAGCCGGTGCACGAGCCGACGGGGTCCTGAACCGGCACGCGGTGACAGCTCGCTGAAACGCGTCGGCGGGCCCGTGGATCATCGATCCCGGACCCGCCGTTGTCGTGCGACCGCGCGCTCAAGCCGTACTGACCACCACCGTCTTCGCGGCCTTGTCGTGCAGACCCTGCTTGTAGGGCTTGTCGAAGAAGCTCCAGCCGCCCGCGATCGCCGTCCAGACGCAGGCGCAGCAGAAGGCGAAGGGGATCCACAGCACGGCCGCGCGGATCAGCGCGGTCTGCATGGAGGGCGTGGACCCGTCGTTGAGGTTCGCCACCCGCAGCTTCATCAGCTTCTTGCCGAGGGTCTGGCCGTTCTTGACGCCGAAGTACGTGTCGTACGCGATGTAGAGGATCGCGGCCAGCGCCTCCTGGGCGAGGGACCTGCCGAACTCCCAGTCGTCCGAGTCCACCGTGTACTGGCCGATCCTGAACGCCCACGCCAGCAGCCCCACCACGATCCCCACCAGGATCATGTCCATGATCCGCGCCAGCACCCGCTTCCCGCTGTCGGCGAGCGGCGGCATGCCCGAGAGCGGATCGTTCGGGTACGGCCCACCGCCATAGGGGTCGCCGCCGTAGGGACCGCCGCCGTAGGGGGGCGGCTGGCCGCCGTACGGCGGTTCCTGCCCGCCCCCGTACGGCGGCGGTTGCCCGGGCGGCGGGTCGTACGGGGAGCCGCCGCCCCGGCCCGGCGGGGGCTGCTGCTTCTTGAACGGGTCGTCGTCCGGGGACTGACCGGAGCCGAAGGGCGGCGGTTCGGTACTCATGGCCCGAGTCGACCGCGAACCCCCAGGCTCCGCATCCGGCACGGGGCCGTCCGGGGTACGCGGTTCCCCCGCGCCCCCGTCCGGCCCACGCGGCCCCTGCCGCTACTCGCCCGCCGCCACTTGCCCGCCGCTACTTGCCCGCCACGAACGTGTGCGCCGTCTTGTCGTGCCAGCACTGGCGCCACGGCCTGTCCCACACGCACCACAGGACGCCGATCACACCGATGCCGAGCAGCCCGGAGACGGTGTGGACGAGCCAGCGGCGCAGCGAGCGCCCGAACGACGGGGGCTCGTGGCCCTCGATGTCCCGGACCTCGATGCCGAACAGCTTCTTGCCGAGGGTGCGGCCCCACCTGGCGGTGGGCAGCACCTCGTAGAGGGCGCTGACGAGGAACAGGACGCCCAGGATGATGCCCAGGTAGACGGAGGTCGTGCCGTCGACCAGCCAGACGGTGACCTTCTCGCCGGAGAGCTTGGCCGCGTCGATCTTCTCGTCGATGTGGTCCATCGCCTTGGTGCCGAACGGCACGGCCGCCCCGGCCGTGACGGCGCCGACGACCAGGCTGTCCACGAGCCGGGCGCCCAGCCGTCTGCCGAGCCCCGCGGGCCGGGACTCCGCCTGCCGTCGCGCGGCGGCCTGGAAGGGGTCCTCCACCACCGGCTTCCACGGCGCGACCGGCTGCTCCCCCTCGCCCCCGGCGAGGCGGTGCACCTGCTGCGCCCAGGAGGGCTGCCCGCCGCCGGTGCCGACGGCCATCGGGGCCTCGGCCGACTGCCGGGCGGCGGCCTGCTGGGGCACGTCCGGCGCGG from the Streptomyces sp. NBC_00310 genome contains:
- a CDS encoding immune inhibitor A domain-containing protein, translated to MTSRPWMFRAAAIGVAVATAATMSALTVAQAADTAPAASVDRHDPADREHADHDLEGPLSKTQEAQREEALQQVISGDATVKDRDGSQVVQLKSKKGKSKYVELGREKTDKIFTILVEFGDQVDSRYGGTAGPAHNQIAEPDRAQDNSTAWQADYNQAHFQDLYFGTGKKTESMKKYYEKQSSGRYSIEGEVSDWVKVPYNEARYGNNACGQSTCSSVWNVVSDGLTSWVAQQKAAGRTDAEIKADVAEFDQWDRYDFDGDGDFNESDGYIDHFQIVHAGEDESAGGGAQGEDAIWAHRWYAFGSDAGATGPDGNKLGGAKIGDTGIWVGDYTIQPENGGLGVFAHEYGHDLGLPDHYDTQGGDNSTGFWTLMSSGSWLGTGKEAIGDLPGDMTAWDKLQLGWLDYDTAKAATKSKHKLGVAEYNTKDKQALVVELPKKEVTTEIVEPAQGAGQWWSGSGDNLSNTLTRSVDLTGKASAALTLDGWYDIEAEYDYLYTEVSTDGGANWTPIDGTVDGAAIPRDASDKPALTGSSAAYKKLSYSLDAYAGQKFDLRFRYQTDGGVAPKGFAADSIAVTADGSVLFSDNAESADAAWTTKGFSRIGASITDDYAQYYIAENRQYVSYDKTLKVGPYNFGFSTTRPSWVEHFPYQNGLLIWKWDTSQADNNTSVHPGTGLVLPVDSHPAALKWADGTVMRSRIQSYDSPFSLYRTDGLKLHKADVLTKIPSSKGVSTFNDRTSTYYDEASPLAGVKITDTNTKIKIVKEAKDGSTISVQVGPAVK
- a CDS encoding RDD family protein — translated: MSTEPPPFGSGQSPDDDPFKKQQPPPGRGGGSPYDPPPGQPPPYGGGQEPPYGGQPPPYGGGPYGGDPYGGGPYPNDPLSGMPPLADSGKRVLARIMDMILVGIVVGLLAWAFRIGQYTVDSDDWEFGRSLAQEALAAILYIAYDTYFGVKNGQTLGKKLMKLRVANLNDGSTPSMQTALIRAAVLWIPFAFCCACVWTAIAGGWSFFDKPYKQGLHDKAAKTVVVSTA